Proteins co-encoded in one Populus trichocarpa isolate Nisqually-1 chromosome 10, P.trichocarpa_v4.1, whole genome shotgun sequence genomic window:
- the LOC7458629 gene encoding leucine aminopeptidase, which translates to MIDPHSFTDSTHPLTTHVSLTLYFHFPSSTIHATALLTLQTPHTGPLSLDTRSLTIHKILDPATLAPLPFTLSSSEHPIKGRLLTVYLDNNSSVLILYSTSPSSSALQWLSPPQTFNKTHPFVYTQCHPVHARSVFPCQDTPAARVCYSAKLNLPRELSAVMSARHCDCHDPVGTDLDGVLTNEESGFGFDLKSLWCEEGRVVEEFVMEQPIPPYLFAFAVGELGFREVGPRTRVYSEAVDGVLDAAAREFAGTEEMIRQAERLFGEYDWERFDLLVLPPSFPYAGMENPRMVFLTPTVIKGDASGARLVAHELAHSWTGNLITNKNNEHFWLNEGFTTYAERRIVEVVQGEDIAALNIGIGWRGLNEEMERFKDNMEFTKLKNNQEGVDPDDMYSRVPYEKGFQFLWRIEHQIGRSAFDEFLKKYIATFKFKSIDTETFLDFLKANVHGIEKDIDLQLWTEGTGIPPDAHEPVSNLYIKITSLAKDFKLGRMPREDEVANWKGQEWELYLKNLPRAVEASQVLALDARYRLSESKDYEVKVAFLQLAISSRCRDYYGEVEKTLKEVGRMSFLRLLYSGLVEGPGNEEEKILAKRVFAEARECYHPIAQGIVEAIFAKHV; encoded by the exons ATGATCGATCCTCACTCATTCACTGATTCAACTCACCCCCTAACCACCCACGTATCCCTCACTCTCTACTTCCACTTCCCTTCCTCCACCATCCACGCCACCGCTCTCCTCACCCTCCAAACCCCACACACTGGCCCGCTCTCTCTCGACACTCGCTCCCTCACCATCCACAAAATCCTCGACCCTGCAACTCTAGCTCCCCTCCCTTTCACTCTCTCCTCTTCTGAACACCCCATCAAAGGGCGACTCCTTACCGTTTATCTCGACAACAACTCCTCAGTTCTCATCCTTTACTCCACCTCCCCTTCCTCTTCGGCCCTCCAATGGCTCTCTCCGCCCCAAACTTTCAACAAAACTCACCCTTTTGTCTACACCCAATGCCACCCTGTTCACGCGCGCTCCGTTTTTCCTTGCCAGGATACGCCTGCCGCGCGTGTTTGTTACTCTGCAAAGTTGAATCTTCCGCGGGAGCTTTCTGCTGTTATGTCTGCTAGGCATTGTGACTGTCATGACCCTGTTGGTACTGATTTGGATGGGGTGTTGACGAATGAGGAGTCTGGAtttggatttgatttgaagTCGTTGTGGTGCGAGGAAGGGAGGGTTGTGGAGGAGTTTGTAATGGAACAGCCAATTCCGCCGTACTTGTTTGCGTTTGCTGTTGGGGAATTGGGGTTTAGAGAGGTGGGGCCGAGGACTAGGGTTTATTCGGAGGCAGTTGATGGGGTTTTGGATGCAGCTGCGAGGGAGTTTGCAGGAACTGAAGAGATGATTAGGCAAGCGGAGAGGTTGTTTGGTGAGTATGATTGGGAGAGGTTTGATTTATTGGTTTTGCCACCGAGTTTTCCATATGCTGGAATGGAGAATCCAAGGATGGTGTTTTTGACTCCTACAGTGATTAAAGGGGATGCGAGTGGCGCACGGCTTGTGGCGCATGAGTTGGCTCATAGTTGGACTGGGAATTTGATCACTAACAAGAATAATGAGCATTTTTGGTTGAATGAG GGTTTCACAACATATGCGGAGAGGAGAATTGTTGAGGTCGTGCAAGGCGAAGATATAGCTGCTCTGAATATTGGAATTGGTTGGAGAGGTTTGAATGAGGAAATGGAGAGGTTCAAGGACAACATGGAGTTCACTAAGCTAAAAAACAATCAGGAAGGAGTGGACCCAGATGACATGTACTCTCGAGTGCCATATGAGAAGGGTTTCCAGTTTCTGTGGCGCATTGAACATCAG ATTGGAAGATCTGCTTTTGACGAGTTCCTCAAGAAATATATCGCCACGTTCAAGTTCAAGTCAATTGACACAGAGACATTTCTTGATTTCCTGAAAGCCAATGTTCACGGAATAGAGAAAGATATTGACCTTCAGCTATGGACTGAGGGCACTGGCATCCCTCCAGATGCTCATGAACCGGTTTCAAACTTGTATATAAAGATTACATCACTTGCAAAGGATTTTAAGCTTGGGAGGATGCCGAGAGAGGATGAAGTTGCTAACTGGAAAGGGCAGGAATGGGAGCTGTACCTAAAGAACCTGCCCAGAGCTGTTGAAGCCTCACAG GTGTTAGCCTTGGATGCTCGCTATAGGCTGTCGGAATCCAAGGACTATGAGGTGAAAGTGGCATTTCTCCAACTGGCTATCTCCTCCAGGTGCAGAGATTACTATGGTGAGGTGGAGAAAACATTGAAGGAAGTTGGGAGGATGAGTTTCCTCCGCCTACTCTACAGTGGTCTTGTTGAAGGCCCCGGAAACgaagaagagaagattttgGCCAAGAGAGTGTTTGCTGAAGCTCGTGAATGTTACCATCCCATAGCTCAAGGTATTGTTGAGGCAATCTTTGCCAAGCACGTGTAG
- the LOC7458630 gene encoding 50S ribosomal protein L10, chloroplastic: METTGLLSFPSSKPPLSRTHFRPSNPFSLSFPTTHKTSVSHRPITIKSAISRTKKEETVEIVKTQLENCYLLAAIKYTGFTVKQFQDFRRSLPESSKLIVAKNTLVYKAIEGTPWEALKPCMTGMNAWLFVHTEEIPEALKPYRDFQKEKKLENDFTGAVFEGKFYGPDDFKQLETMPSRAEIYAKILGALQGPAIGLVGTLQAPARDVVMVLKAYVQKLEEESGGQ; encoded by the coding sequence ATGGAAACCACCGGTCTCCTCTCCTTCCCCTCCTCGAAACCCCCTCTTTCCCGAACCCATTTTCGCCCCTCAAACCCATTTTCCCTTTCCTTCCCCACAACCCACAAAACCTCCGTTTCACACAGACCCATTACCATCAAATCCGCAATTTCCCGCACCAAAAAGGAAGAAACAGTAGAAATAGTCAAAACCCAGCTCGAAAATTGCTACCTCTTAGCAGCTATAAAATACACAGGCTTCACAGTCAAACAATTTCAAGACTTTAGAAGATCATTGCCTGAATCATCAAAACTCATCGTAGCTAAAAACACCTTGGTTTATAAGGCCATTGAAGGCACTCCATGGGAAGCTTTAAAACCTTGTATGACAGGAATGAATGCTTGGCTTTTTGTGCATACCGAAGAGATACCTGAAGCTTTAAAGCCTTATAGGGATTTTCAGAAGGAAAAGAAGTTGGAGAATGATTTCACCGGGGCTGTCTTTGAAGGAAAGTTTTACGGGCCCGATGATTTTAAGCAACTTGAAACTATGCCGTCTAGAGCTGAGATTTATGCTAAGATCTTGGGAGCTTTACAGGGTCCTGCTATTGGATTGGTGGGTACTTTACAGGCGCCAGCGAGGGATGTTGTCATGGTTTTGAAGGCTTATGTGCAGAAATTGGAGGAGGAGAGTGGTGGGCAATAG
- the LOC7458631 gene encoding uncharacterized protein YKR070W isoform X2: MIYSLPFVFYYPCPPLFDCGTFCIAVSFSWYRFYRATHLLKVSWKGGDVNCAPPPLCFLLPLRYENQLIVATGKGEPAVVMSEYGFKKVVSLDEYASCFENIDPLAQYKKWTTKQGLDRSSLTLNTVPRYDVSSETVKAVFVVSDPVDWGRDIQVLCDVLRCGGLPGQENGHQPQPPLYFAADDLEYQAAFPSNRLGMGAFRIALESVFNRIHYNPLEYVCFGKPDPFVFKNAEAMLKQLQPSYHSDNFKEPGDSGLRSFKTLYMIGDNPSVDVKGAQQAGHPWFSILTRTGVFRGKHNHAEFPADLVIDTVEEAVDYILERECIS; encoded by the exons atgatttactcgttgccatttgttttttactatcCGTGCCCACCATTGTTTGACTGTGGAACCTTTTGCATAGCTGTCTCTTTTTCCTGGTACAGGTTTTACAGGGCCACTCACCTTTTAAAAGTTTCATGGAAAG gtgGTGATGTCAATTGTGCTCCCCCCCCTCTCTGTTTTTTGCTTCCCCTCAGATACGAGAATCAACTCATTGTTGCCACTGGAAAAGGAGAACCTGCTGTAGTAATGTCTGAGTATGGTTTCAA AAAAGTTGTATCCTTAGACGAGTATGCATCCTGTTTTGAAAACATTGATCCTCTGGCTCAATACAAAAAGTGGACAACTAAGCAGGGGTTGGATAGGAGCAGTCTCACCCTGAATACAGTGCCGAGATATGACGTTTCTTCTGAAACAGTTAAGGCGGTATTTGTTGTTAGTGATCCTGTAGATTGGGGCAGGGACATTCAG GTTCTCTGTGATGTTTTAAGATGTGGAGGTCTTCCTGGACAGGAGAATGGGCATCAGCCCCAGCCTCCTCTATATTTTGCCGCTGATGATCTCGAATACCAG GCTGCGTTTCCTTCTAATCGACTTGGAATGGGTGCTTTCAGAATTGCTCTGGAGAGTGTCTTCAACAG AATTCATTATAATCCACTGGAGTATGTTTGTTTTGGGAAGCCTGATCCATTTGTATTTAAGAATGCCGAAGCTATGTTGAAGCAACTTCAGCCATCTTATCATAGTGATAATTTTAAGGAACCTGGAGATTCTGGGTTACGGTCATTCAAAACTCTCTATATGATTGGTGACAATCCTTCAGTTGACGTTAAAGGTGCACAACAG GCAGGACATCCTTGGTTTTCTATCCTAACAAGGACAGGTGTTTTCCGCGGGAAACATAACCATGCAGAGTTTCCTGCAGATCTG GTTATTGATACTGTTGAAGAGGCAGTGGACTATATTCTTGAAAGGGAGTGTATTTCATAG
- the LOC7458631 gene encoding uncharacterized protein YKR070W isoform X1: MRFQKTVASGFPQIKNKAAPFLFQYQASRSFSSQLQSGQKRRSSFGIAFDIDGVILRGKDPTGGSPQALRRLYGDSGNLNVPFLFLTNGGGIPESRRASELSELLGVKILPSQVLQGHSPFKSFMERYENQLIVATGKGEPAVVMSEYGFKKVVSLDEYASCFENIDPLAQYKKWTTKQGLDRSSLTLNTVPRYDVSSETVKAVFVVSDPVDWGRDIQVLCDVLRCGGLPGQENGHQPQPPLYFAADDLEYQAAFPSNRLGMGAFRIALESVFNRIHYNPLEYVCFGKPDPFVFKNAEAMLKQLQPSYHSDNFKEPGDSGLRSFKTLYMIGDNPSVDVKGAQQAGHPWFSILTRTGVFRGKHNHAEFPADLVIDTVEEAVDYILERECIS, from the exons ATGAGATTCCAAAAAACGGTAGCGTCTGGGTTTCCCcagataaaaaacaaagcagCGCCATTTCTGTTTCAATATCAGGCCTCGCGTTCCTTCTCCTCACAGCTCCAGTCAGGGCAGAAACGACG GTCCTCTTTTGGAATCGCCTTTGATATCGATGGCGTTATTCTTCGAGGTAAAGATCCCACCGGCGGCTCTCCTCAAGCTCTGCGTAGATTATACGGAGATTCTG GAAACTTGAACGTTCCCTTTTTGTTCCTGACAAATG GAGGTGGCATTCCGGAATCGAGGAGAGCTAGTGAGTTAAGCGAACTGCTTGGAGTAAAGATTTTACCTTCTCAG GTTTTACAGGGCCACTCACCTTTTAAAAGTTTCATGGAAAG ATACGAGAATCAACTCATTGTTGCCACTGGAAAAGGAGAACCTGCTGTAGTAATGTCTGAGTATGGTTTCAA AAAAGTTGTATCCTTAGACGAGTATGCATCCTGTTTTGAAAACATTGATCCTCTGGCTCAATACAAAAAGTGGACAACTAAGCAGGGGTTGGATAGGAGCAGTCTCACCCTGAATACAGTGCCGAGATATGACGTTTCTTCTGAAACAGTTAAGGCGGTATTTGTTGTTAGTGATCCTGTAGATTGGGGCAGGGACATTCAG GTTCTCTGTGATGTTTTAAGATGTGGAGGTCTTCCTGGACAGGAGAATGGGCATCAGCCCCAGCCTCCTCTATATTTTGCCGCTGATGATCTCGAATACCAG GCTGCGTTTCCTTCTAATCGACTTGGAATGGGTGCTTTCAGAATTGCTCTGGAGAGTGTCTTCAACAG AATTCATTATAATCCACTGGAGTATGTTTGTTTTGGGAAGCCTGATCCATTTGTATTTAAGAATGCCGAAGCTATGTTGAAGCAACTTCAGCCATCTTATCATAGTGATAATTTTAAGGAACCTGGAGATTCTGGGTTACGGTCATTCAAAACTCTCTATATGATTGGTGACAATCCTTCAGTTGACGTTAAAGGTGCACAACAG GCAGGACATCCTTGGTTTTCTATCCTAACAAGGACAGGTGTTTTCCGCGGGAAACATAACCATGCAGAGTTTCCTGCAGATCTG GTTATTGATACTGTTGAAGAGGCAGTGGACTATATTCTTGAAAGGGAGTGTATTTCATAG